In Streptomyces nodosus, one DNA window encodes the following:
- the mqnC gene encoding cyclic dehypoxanthinyl futalosine synthase → MTEKADLTSIDVTAVLDRAAAGGRITPEEALVLYRDAPLHALGAAADAVRRRQYAGTEHIATYIIERNINYTNVCVTACRFCAFYAAPKDTAKGWTRDLDDILRRCAETVELGGTQIMFQGGHHPDYGVEYYEKHFRAIKDAFPQLVIHSLGASEVEHMARISGVPVEEAITRIHAAGLDSFAGAGAELLPERPRKAIAPLKESGERWLEIMEIAHNLGVESTSTMLMGTGETNAERIEHLRMIRDVQDRTGGFRAFIPYTYQPENNHLKGRTQATLFEYLRMIAVARLFLDNVRHIQGSWLTTGKEVGQLSLHYGADDLGSIMLEENVVSSAGARHRSNRLEIIDLIRKAGRVPAQRATTYEHLVVHDDPANDPVDERVMSHISSTAIEGGTAHPELKLLASN, encoded by the coding sequence GTGACCGAGAAGGCCGATCTCACGTCCATTGATGTCACAGCCGTCCTGGACCGTGCCGCCGCCGGTGGTCGGATCACCCCCGAAGAAGCGCTCGTCCTCTACCGCGACGCCCCGCTGCACGCGCTGGGAGCCGCCGCCGACGCCGTGCGCCGCCGTCAGTACGCCGGTACCGAGCACATCGCGACGTACATCATCGAGCGCAACATCAACTACACCAACGTCTGTGTGACGGCGTGCCGGTTCTGTGCGTTCTACGCGGCCCCCAAGGACACCGCCAAGGGCTGGACCCGGGATCTGGACGACATCCTGCGACGGTGCGCCGAGACCGTCGAACTCGGCGGCACCCAGATCATGTTCCAGGGCGGCCACCACCCGGACTACGGCGTGGAGTACTACGAGAAGCACTTCCGCGCCATCAAGGACGCCTTCCCGCAGCTGGTCATCCACAGCCTGGGGGCCTCCGAGGTCGAGCACATGGCGCGGATCTCGGGTGTGCCGGTGGAGGAGGCCATCACCCGCATCCACGCCGCCGGGCTCGACTCGTTCGCCGGCGCCGGTGCCGAACTGCTGCCCGAGCGGCCGCGCAAGGCCATCGCCCCGCTGAAGGAGAGCGGAGAGCGCTGGCTGGAGATCATGGAGATCGCGCACAACCTCGGCGTCGAGTCCACGTCCACCATGCTGATGGGCACCGGCGAGACCAACGCCGAACGCATCGAGCACCTGCGGATGATCCGCGACGTACAGGACCGCACGGGCGGCTTCCGGGCCTTCATCCCGTACACCTACCAGCCCGAGAACAACCATCTGAAGGGCCGCACCCAGGCGACCCTCTTCGAGTATCTGCGGATGATCGCCGTCGCCCGCCTCTTCCTCGACAACGTCCGGCACATCCAGGGATCGTGGCTGACCACCGGCAAGGAGGTCGGCCAACTGTCCCTGCACTACGGCGCGGACGACCTCGGCTCGATCATGCTCGAGGAGAACGTGGTCTCGTCCGCCGGAGCCAGGCACCGCTCCAACCGGCTGGAGATCATCGACCTGATCCGCAAGGCGGGGCGTGTCCCCGCCCAGCGGGCCACGACCTATGAGCACCTCGTGGTCCACGACGACCCGGCGAACGACCCGGTCGACGAGCGGGTGATGTCCCATATCTCCTCTACGGCGATCGAGGGCGGCACGGCTCACCCCGAGCTGAAGCTGCTCGCCTCCAACTGA
- a CDS encoding demethylmenaquinone methyltransferase, with protein sequence MTRASLDKQPHEVASMFDHVAERYDLTNDLLSLGQDRVWRKEVARAVGARPAQKILDLAAGTATSSLPFARTGAYVVPCDFSLGMLRVGKKRHPWMPFTAGDATRLPFRDDTFDAVTISFGLRNVQDTDAALRELYRVTKPGGRVVICEFSHPTWAPFRTVYTEYLMRALPPVARAASSNPEAYVYLAESIRAWPDQPALAGRLRSAGWSKVAWRNLTGGIVALHRGFKAD encoded by the coding sequence GTGACCCGAGCATCCCTGGACAAGCAGCCCCATGAAGTCGCCTCGATGTTCGACCACGTGGCGGAACGGTACGACCTGACCAACGACCTGCTGTCGCTCGGCCAGGACCGGGTGTGGCGCAAGGAGGTCGCCAGGGCGGTCGGCGCGCGCCCCGCCCAGAAGATCCTGGACCTCGCGGCCGGTACGGCCACCTCGTCCCTCCCCTTCGCCCGCACCGGGGCCTATGTCGTCCCCTGCGACTTCTCGCTCGGGATGCTCCGGGTCGGCAAGAAGCGGCACCCCTGGATGCCGTTCACGGCGGGCGACGCGACTCGGCTGCCGTTCAGGGACGACACCTTCGACGCGGTGACGATCTCCTTCGGGCTGCGCAATGTGCAGGACACGGACGCCGCGCTGCGTGAGCTGTACCGGGTGACCAAGCCCGGTGGGCGGGTGGTGATCTGCGAGTTCTCGCACCCGACCTGGGCGCCCTTCCGCACGGTCTACACCGAGTACCTGATGCGCGCGCTGCCGCCGGTGGCCCGCGCCGCGTCGTCCAACCCCGAGGCGTACGTCTACCTCGCCGAGTCCATCCGCGCCTGGCCGGACCAGCCCGCGCTGGCCGGACGGCTGCGCTCGGCGGGCTGGTCCAAGGTGGCCTGGCGGAACCTCACGGGCGGGATCGTGGCGCTGCACCGGGGCTTCAAGGCGGACTGA
- a CDS encoding PASTA domain-containing protein, with the protein MPITPKTPDVRVPRLVGLMAMDAREAAARQGVLLAAPDRPDFHRVVVDYVVRQYPPPGAEVPRGAVVTVWFDLGEGEGGGGAGVREPRLPIPPPGGLRRELDEPGDAFEVLR; encoded by the coding sequence ATGCCTATAACACCCAAAACACCCGACGTGCGCGTGCCGCGGTTGGTGGGTCTGATGGCGATGGACGCACGCGAGGCCGCCGCGCGACAGGGCGTGCTGCTGGCCGCGCCCGACCGGCCGGACTTCCATCGCGTCGTCGTCGACTACGTCGTACGCCAATATCCCCCGCCCGGCGCCGAGGTGCCGCGCGGGGCCGTGGTCACCGTGTGGTTCGACCTCGGTGAGGGCGAGGGCGGCGGGGGCGCCGGGGTCCGTGAGCCACGGCTGCCGATCCCGCCGCCGGGCGGGCTGCGCCGCGAACTCGACGAACCCGGCGACGCGTTCGAGGTGCTCAGGTGA
- a CDS encoding GNAT family N-acetyltransferase — translation MNRALPDVRLRVPTDEDALAWHRVFDDPEVMEFHGGRSAEPSLYEELTARQRRHDAELGFCLWTVLDASGEVLGFTGAQPWPHPWGPAGEIEIGWRLGRAHWGKGYVTAAALATLERLRAADVPEVVAMVMAANTRSIAVTRRLGMELAEVFPHPGLGEPAHRYRLTL, via the coding sequence GTGAACCGAGCTCTCCCCGATGTACGGCTGCGCGTTCCCACCGATGAGGACGCCCTCGCGTGGCACCGGGTGTTCGACGACCCCGAGGTCATGGAGTTCCACGGCGGCCGGTCCGCCGAGCCGTCGCTCTACGAGGAGCTCACGGCCCGTCAGCGTCGGCACGACGCCGAGCTGGGGTTCTGTCTGTGGACCGTGCTCGACGCGTCGGGCGAGGTCCTCGGCTTCACCGGCGCACAGCCCTGGCCGCATCCCTGGGGTCCGGCGGGAGAGATCGAGATCGGCTGGCGGCTGGGGCGGGCGCACTGGGGGAAGGGCTATGTCACCGCGGCGGCGCTGGCCACACTGGAGCGGTTGCGGGCGGCGGACGTGCCGGAGGTGGTGGCGATGGTGATGGCCGCCAACACGCGGTCCATCGCCGTGACCCGGCGCCTCGGCATGGAGCTGGCCGAGGTCTTCCCGCACCCCGGCCTGGGAGAGCCCGCACACCGCTATCGACTCACCCTGTGA
- a CDS encoding geranylgeranyl reductase family protein, whose protein sequence is MTEPQPLTEHTADVIVVGAGPAGSTTAYYLAKAGLDVLLLEKTAFPREKVCGDGLTPRATKQLVGMGIDISEEAGWLRNKGLRIIGGGVRLQLDWPELASYPDYGLVRKRDDFDEQLARQAQKAGARLYERCNVGAPVVDGRTGRITGVHAKLGEEKREVTFHAPLVVAADGNSSRLSLAMGLHRREDRPMGVAVRTYFTSPRHDDDYLESWLELWDRRGGQERLLPGYGWIFGMGDGTSNVGLGVLNTSASFKELDWREVLKAWCASMPQDWGYTPENMTGPIRGAALPMAFNRQPHYTKGLLLVGDAGGLVNPFNGEGIAYAMESGQIAAEVIVQALARATPAQRELALHSYPKILKDTYGGYYTLGRAFVKLIGNPKVMKVAAQRGLTHPLLMKFTLKLLANLTDPTGGDAMDRLINGLSKVAPKA, encoded by the coding sequence GTGACCGAGCCCCAGCCCCTTACCGAACACACCGCCGATGTGATCGTCGTCGGGGCCGGGCCAGCCGGTTCCACCACCGCCTACTACCTGGCGAAGGCCGGACTCGACGTCCTGCTCCTGGAGAAGACGGCCTTCCCGCGCGAGAAGGTCTGCGGCGACGGCCTCACCCCCCGCGCCACCAAGCAGCTCGTGGGGATGGGCATCGACATCTCCGAGGAGGCCGGCTGGCTGCGCAACAAGGGTCTGCGCATCATCGGCGGCGGGGTGCGGCTCCAGCTGGACTGGCCGGAACTCGCCTCCTACCCGGACTACGGTCTGGTCCGCAAGCGCGACGACTTCGACGAGCAGCTGGCCCGGCAGGCACAGAAGGCGGGCGCGCGCCTGTACGAGCGCTGCAATGTGGGCGCGCCGGTCGTGGACGGCCGCACCGGACGCATCACGGGTGTGCACGCCAAGCTGGGCGAGGAGAAGCGCGAGGTCACCTTTCACGCGCCGCTCGTGGTGGCCGCGGACGGCAACTCCTCGCGTCTGTCGCTCGCGATGGGGCTGCACCGCCGGGAGGACCGCCCCATGGGCGTCGCGGTCCGCACCTATTTCACCTCCCCGCGCCATGACGACGACTATCTGGAGTCCTGGCTGGAGCTGTGGGACCGGCGCGGCGGCCAGGAGCGGCTGCTGCCGGGCTACGGCTGGATCTTCGGCATGGGCGACGGCACGAGCAACGTCGGCCTCGGCGTCCTGAACACCTCCGCCTCCTTCAAGGAGCTGGACTGGCGCGAGGTGCTCAAGGCCTGGTGCGCCTCGATGCCTCAGGACTGGGGCTACACCCCCGAGAACATGACCGGTCCCATCCGCGGCGCCGCCCTGCCCATGGCCTTCAACCGCCAGCCGCACTACACCAAGGGCCTGCTGCTCGTGGGCGACGCGGGCGGCCTGGTGAACCCCTTCAACGGCGAGGGCATCGCCTACGCGATGGAGTCGGGCCAGATCGCGGCGGAGGTGATCGTGCAGGCCCTGGCCCGGGCGACCCCCGCCCAGCGGGAGTTGGCCCTGCACAGCTACCCGAAGATCCTCAAGGACACCTATGGGGGCTACTACACGCTGGGCCGCGCCTTTGTGAAGCTGATCGGCAACCCCAAGGTGATGAAGGTCGCCGCGCAGCGGGGTCTGACGCACCCGCTGCTGATGAAGTTCACGCTGAAACTCCTGGCCAACCTGACGGATCCGACGGGCGGGGACGCGATGGACCGGCTCATCAACGGCCTGTCCAAGGTGGCCCCCAAGGCATGA
- a CDS encoding C40 family peptidase, with protein sequence MSHTAQIRSHRKHRARSASTIAMRTGVAGGVLSTLAVAGASAYAAEPVAQQTLELPTLTADLSTQVAQSAEATQLAAANYQLQAERDAAAAQAAKQAKANLAEAKKKAAEAKRKAEAERKTAEAASRSAERAVLTAASASTSASTASVSQATGSASAVIAFVKAQLGDAYVSGSTGPNSWDCSGLVQTAFKQVGVSLPRVSQDQSTVGTQVSLSNLQPGDILYWGGAGSAYHVAVYVGDGMFVGAQNPSTGVVERPLSYDPPSGAVRVL encoded by the coding sequence ATGTCCCACACCGCTCAGATACGCAGCCACCGGAAGCACCGCGCCCGCAGCGCCTCGACGATCGCGATGCGGACCGGAGTCGCCGGCGGTGTGCTCAGCACCCTGGCCGTCGCCGGTGCGTCTGCTTACGCCGCCGAGCCGGTGGCGCAGCAGACCCTCGAACTGCCGACCCTGACGGCAGATCTGTCCACTCAGGTCGCCCAGTCGGCGGAGGCCACCCAGCTGGCCGCGGCCAACTACCAGTTGCAGGCCGAGCGCGACGCGGCCGCCGCACAGGCCGCGAAGCAGGCCAAGGCGAACCTCGCGGAGGCCAAGAAGAAGGCGGCGGAGGCCAAGCGCAAGGCCGAGGCCGAGCGCAAGACCGCCGAGGCCGCCTCGCGCAGCGCGGAGCGGGCCGTGCTCACCGCCGCGTCCGCGTCGACCAGCGCCTCCACGGCGAGCGTCTCCCAGGCCACCGGTTCGGCCTCCGCGGTCATCGCCTTCGTCAAGGCGCAGCTCGGCGACGCCTATGTCTCCGGCAGCACCGGCCCCAACTCCTGGGACTGCTCCGGCCTGGTGCAGACCGCCTTCAAGCAGGTCGGCGTGAGCCTGCCGCGGGTCTCCCAGGACCAGTCCACCGTCGGCACCCAGGTCTCGCTGAGCAATCTGCAGCCGGGCGACATCCTCTACTGGGGCGGCGCGGGCAGCGCCTACCACGTCGCGGTGTATGTCGGTGACGGCATGTTCGTCGGCGCGCAGAACCCGTCCACGGGCGTCGTCGAGAGGCCGCTCTCGTACGACCCGCCGTCCGGTGCGGTCCGCGTGCTCTGA
- a CDS encoding NADH-quinone oxidoreductase subunit A: MNAYAPILVLGALGAGFAIFSVVMATLIGPKRYNRAKLEAYECGIEPTPTPAGGGRFPIKYYLTAMLFIVFDIEIVFLYPWAVTFDALGIFGLVEMLLFVLTVFVAYAYVWRRGGLEWD; this comes from the coding sequence GTGAACGCGTATGCGCCCATCCTCGTACTGGGAGCCCTCGGGGCAGGCTTTGCGATCTTCTCCGTGGTCATGGCCACGCTGATCGGTCCGAAGCGGTACAACCGCGCCAAACTTGAAGCGTACGAGTGCGGCATCGAGCCGACCCCCACGCCGGCCGGCGGCGGGCGTTTCCCTATCAAGTACTACCTGACGGCGATGCTCTTCATCGTCTTCGACATCGAGATCGTCTTCCTCTACCCCTGGGCCGTCACCTTCGACGCCCTCGGGATTTTCGGGCTCGTGGAGATGCTGCTCTTCGTGCTCACCGTCTTCGTCGCGTACGCGTACGTATGGCGGCGCGGCGGCCTGGAATGGGACTGA
- a CDS encoding NuoB/complex I 20 kDa subunit family protein encodes MGLEEKLPSGFLLTTVEQAAGWVRKSSVFPATFGLACCAIEMMTTGAGRYDLARFGMEVFRGSPRQADLMIVAGRVSQKMAPVLRQVYDQMPNPKWVISMGVCASSGGMFNNYAIVQGVDHIVPVDIYLPGCPPRPEMLMDAILKLHHKIQTSKLGVNAEEAAREAEEAALKALPTIEMKGLLR; translated from the coding sequence ATGGGACTCGAAGAAAAGCTGCCGAGCGGATTCCTTCTGACCACGGTCGAGCAGGCCGCGGGCTGGGTGCGTAAGTCGTCGGTCTTCCCGGCCACCTTCGGCCTGGCCTGTTGCGCCATCGAGATGATGACCACCGGTGCCGGCCGCTACGACCTGGCGCGCTTCGGCATGGAGGTCTTCCGCGGCTCGCCCCGGCAGGCGGACCTGATGATCGTCGCGGGCCGGGTCAGCCAGAAGATGGCGCCGGTGCTCCGGCAGGTCTACGACCAGATGCCGAACCCCAAGTGGGTGATCTCCATGGGGGTCTGCGCCTCCTCGGGCGGCATGTTCAACAACTACGCGATCGTCCAGGGCGTCGATCACATCGTCCCCGTCGACATCTATCTGCCCGGCTGTCCGCCACGGCCCGAGATGCTGATGGACGCGATCCTCAAGCTCCACCACAAGATCCAGACCTCCAAGCTCGGCGTCAACGCCGAGGAGGCGGCCCGTGAGGCGGAGGAAGCGGCACTCAAGGCGCTCCCGACGATCGAGATGAAGGGGCTGCTGCGATGA
- a CDS encoding NADH-quinone oxidoreductase subunit C: MSDAKSNGANTPRNGANGAAANGSGAGGVNPEKDLGAANLPGMRGDHGEEIRVQRGMFGATNGGDTSGYGGLVRPVRLPGPAARPYGGWFDEVADELEGALEEQGLVPENAIEKTVVDRGELTFHIEREYLVAVAQTLRDDPALRFELCTGVSGVHYPGDKGRELHAVYHLRSITHNRLIRLEVGAPDADPHVPSLVPVYPTNDWHERETYDFFGLIFDGHPALTRIMMPDDWQGHPQRKDYPLGGIPVEYKGAQIPAPDQRRSYS; this comes from the coding sequence ATGAGTGACGCCAAGAGCAACGGCGCGAACACACCGCGCAACGGCGCGAACGGCGCCGCGGCGAACGGGAGCGGCGCGGGCGGCGTCAACCCCGAGAAGGACCTCGGCGCCGCGAACCTCCCCGGAATGCGGGGTGACCACGGCGAGGAGATCCGCGTCCAGCGCGGCATGTTCGGCGCCACAAACGGCGGCGACACCTCCGGCTACGGCGGTCTGGTCCGCCCGGTCCGGCTGCCGGGCCCGGCCGCCCGCCCCTACGGCGGCTGGTTCGACGAGGTCGCCGACGAGCTGGAGGGGGCCCTGGAGGAACAGGGTCTCGTCCCCGAGAACGCCATCGAGAAGACGGTCGTCGACCGTGGCGAGCTGACCTTCCACATCGAACGCGAGTACCTCGTCGCCGTCGCCCAGACCCTGCGCGACGACCCGGCGCTCCGCTTCGAGCTGTGCACGGGGGTGAGCGGAGTGCACTATCCCGGCGACAAGGGCCGCGAGCTGCACGCCGTCTACCATCTGCGCTCGATCACCCACAACCGGCTGATCCGGCTGGAGGTCGGGGCCCCGGACGCCGACCCGCACGTCCCGTCGCTGGTCCCCGTCTATCCGACGAACGACTGGCACGAGCGCGAGACCTACGACTTCTTCGGGCTGATCTTCGACGGCCATCCGGCGCTGACGCGGATCATGATGCCCGACGACTGGCAGGGCCATCCGCAGCGCAAGGACTATCCCCTCGGCGGCATCCCCGTCGAGTACAAGGGCGCCCAGATCCCGGCTCCGGACCAGCGGAGGTCGTACTCATGA
- a CDS encoding NADH-quinone oxidoreductase subunit D, which produces MSTHTPSDASAASARETTEGTVYTVTGGDWDEIAQSAARADDERLIVNMGPQHPSTHGVLRLILEIDGETVTEARCGIGYLHTGIEKNLEYRTWTQGTTFVTRMDYLTPFFNEAAYCLAVERLLGIEDEVPDRATIIRVLLMELNRLSSHLVCIATGGMELGATTIMIYGFRDRELILDIYELITGLRMNHAYIRPGGLAQDLPPGAVDQIREFVKKMRKNLPEYDKLATGNPIFKARMQDIGYLDLAGCMALGATGPILRATGLPHDLRKSQPYCDYETYDFDVPTADSCDAYGRFLIRLEEMRQSLRIVEQCLDRLQPGPVMVADKKIAWPAQLALGPDGLGNSLDHIKNIMGTSMEALIHHFKLVTEGFRVPPGQAYTAVESPKGELGVHVVSDGGTRPYRVHFRDPSFTNLQTMAAMCEGGQVADVIVAVASIDPVMGGVDR; this is translated from the coding sequence ATGAGCACGCACACACCCTCCGATGCCTCCGCCGCCTCCGCGCGCGAGACCACCGAGGGCACCGTCTACACGGTCACCGGCGGCGACTGGGACGAGATCGCCCAGTCCGCGGCCCGCGCCGACGACGAACGCCTCATCGTCAACATGGGTCCGCAGCACCCCTCCACCCACGGAGTGCTGAGGCTGATCCTGGAGATCGACGGGGAGACCGTCACCGAGGCCCGCTGCGGCATCGGCTATCTCCACACCGGTATCGAGAAGAACCTCGAGTACCGCACCTGGACCCAGGGCACCACGTTCGTGACGCGCATGGACTATCTGACGCCGTTCTTCAACGAGGCGGCGTACTGCCTCGCCGTCGAGAGGCTGCTCGGCATCGAGGACGAGGTCCCGGACCGCGCCACGATCATCCGGGTGCTGCTGATGGAGCTGAACCGGCTCTCCTCCCACCTGGTGTGCATCGCCACCGGAGGCATGGAGCTCGGCGCCACCACCATCATGATCTACGGCTTCCGCGACCGGGAGCTGATCCTCGACATCTACGAGCTGATCACCGGCCTGCGGATGAACCACGCGTACATCCGCCCCGGCGGACTCGCCCAGGACCTGCCGCCGGGCGCGGTGGACCAGATCCGCGAGTTCGTGAAGAAGATGCGGAAGAACCTCCCGGAGTACGACAAGCTCGCCACCGGGAACCCCATCTTCAAGGCCCGTATGCAGGACATCGGCTATCTGGACCTGGCCGGCTGCATGGCCCTGGGCGCCACCGGACCGATCCTGCGCGCCACCGGTCTGCCGCACGATCTGCGCAAGTCGCAGCCCTACTGCGACTACGAGACCTATGACTTCGACGTCCCGACCGCAGACAGCTGCGACGCCTACGGCCGTTTCCTGATCCGCCTGGAGGAGATGCGCCAGTCCCTCAGGATCGTCGAGCAGTGCCTGGACCGGCTGCAGCCGGGACCGGTCATGGTCGCCGACAAGAAGATCGCCTGGCCCGCCCAGCTCGCCCTGGGCCCGGACGGACTGGGCAACTCCCTCGACCACATCAAGAACATCATGGGCACCTCCATGGAGGCCCTGATCCACCACTTCAAGCTGGTGACCGAGGGCTTCCGCGTCCCGCCGGGACAGGCGTACACGGCGGTCGAGTCGCCCAAGGGCGAACTCGGCGTGCATGTCGTCTCCGACGGCGGCACCCGTCCCTACCGGGTCCACTTCCGCGACCCGTCCTTCACCAACCTTCAGACCATGGCGGCGATGTGCGAGGGCGGCCAGGTCGCCGACGTGATCGTCGCCGTGGCGTCCATCGACCCCGTGATGGGAGGCGTCGACCGGTGA
- the nuoE gene encoding NADH-quinone oxidoreductase subunit NuoE yields MTTSSSEHGVSLGMPRLPAPDYPDDVRARLEQDARQIIDRYPDARSALLPLLHLVQSEEGHVTRTGMQFCADVLELTTAEVTAVATFYTMYRRGPSGDYQVGVCTNTLCAVMGGDAIFAALQEHLGVANGGTTDDGKVTLEHIECNAACDYAPVVMVNWEFFDNQTPESALRLVDDLRAGRQAAPTRGAPLCTFKETARMLAGFPDERDGAVEATGGAGPASLVGLRLARGESPAARVVHPRAGGPQDEPRDAALHEPSPAEHLSSHDAPQDTSASDPAHPAGPVTEEEGE; encoded by the coding sequence GTGACCACCAGTTCTTCGGAGCACGGCGTCAGCCTGGGCATGCCCCGACTGCCCGCGCCCGACTACCCGGACGACGTCCGCGCCCGGCTGGAGCAGGACGCGCGCCAGATCATCGACCGCTACCCGGACGCGCGCTCCGCTCTGCTGCCCCTGCTGCACCTGGTGCAGTCGGAGGAGGGCCATGTCACACGCACCGGGATGCAGTTCTGCGCGGACGTACTGGAGCTGACCACGGCCGAGGTCACCGCCGTCGCGACCTTCTACACCATGTACCGGCGGGGCCCCTCCGGCGACTACCAGGTGGGTGTGTGCACCAACACCCTGTGCGCGGTGATGGGCGGAGACGCGATCTTCGCCGCCCTCCAGGAGCACCTGGGCGTCGCCAACGGCGGGACCACCGACGACGGCAAGGTCACCCTGGAGCACATCGAGTGCAACGCGGCCTGCGACTACGCACCGGTCGTGATGGTCAACTGGGAGTTCTTCGACAACCAGACCCCCGAGAGCGCCCTGCGCCTCGTGGACGACCTGCGCGCGGGACGGCAGGCCGCACCCACCCGCGGCGCCCCTCTGTGCACCTTCAAGGAGACGGCCCGGATGCTGGCCGGCTTCCCCGACGAACGGGACGGAGCCGTGGAGGCGACCGGCGGCGCGGGACCCGCCTCGCTGGTCGGGCTGCGGCTGGCCAGGGGAGAGTCGCCCGCCGCGCGCGTGGTGCATCCACGGGCCGGCGGACCGCAGGACGAACCGCGGGACGCGGCGCTGCACGAGCCGTCACCCGCCGAGCACCTGAGCTCGCACGACGCGCCACAGGACACATCGGCCTCCGACCCTGCCCATCCGGCGGGTCCCGTCACGGAAGAGGAGGGGGAGTGA
- the nuoF gene encoding NADH-quinone oxidoreductase subunit NuoF, whose protein sequence is MTVTTEDGGTARSGHFADGGDSSPEKLLAPVLSAFWDEEKSWTLDAYRRHEGYEGLRKALAMSPDDVIAYVKESGLRGRGGAGFPTGMKWQFIPQGDGKPHYLVVNADESEPGTCKDIPLLFANPHSLIEGIVIACYAIRSSHAFIYLRGEVVPVLRRLHSAVREAYAAGYLGENILGSGLDLELTVHAGAGAYICGEETALLDSLEGRRGQPRLRPPFPAVAGLYACPTVVNNVESIASVPAIMNRGKDWFRSMGSEKSPGFTLYSLSGHVANPGQYEAPLGITLRQLLDMSGGMRSGHRLKFWTPGGSSTPMFTEEHLDVPLDYEGVGAAGSMLGTKALQCFDETTCVVRAVTRWTEFYAHESCGKCTPCREGTYWLVQLMRDIEAGKGKMSDLDKLNDIADNINGKAFCALGDGAASPIFSSLKYFRAEYEEHITGRGCPFDPAKSTAWADKPAEVNA, encoded by the coding sequence ATGACGGTGACCACCGAGGACGGGGGGACCGCCCGCTCGGGCCACTTCGCGGACGGCGGAGACAGCAGCCCCGAGAAGCTGCTCGCACCCGTCCTGTCCGCCTTCTGGGACGAGGAGAAGTCCTGGACCCTGGACGCCTACCGGCGGCACGAGGGGTACGAGGGGCTCCGCAAGGCGCTGGCCATGTCGCCGGACGACGTGATCGCCTACGTCAAGGAGTCCGGACTGCGCGGACGCGGCGGCGCGGGCTTCCCCACGGGCATGAAATGGCAGTTCATCCCCCAGGGAGACGGCAAGCCGCACTATCTCGTTGTCAACGCCGACGAATCGGAGCCCGGGACCTGCAAGGACATCCCGCTCCTCTTCGCGAACCCGCACAGCCTCATCGAGGGCATCGTCATCGCGTGCTACGCCATCAGGTCGTCGCATGCCTTCATCTATCTGCGGGGCGAGGTCGTCCCCGTGCTGCGGCGGCTGCACTCGGCGGTGCGTGAGGCATACGCGGCGGGCTACCTCGGCGAGAACATCCTGGGCAGCGGACTCGACCTCGAACTCACCGTGCACGCGGGCGCGGGCGCGTACATCTGCGGCGAGGAGACCGCACTGCTCGACTCGCTCGAAGGCCGCCGTGGCCAGCCGCGGCTGCGTCCCCCCTTCCCTGCGGTCGCGGGCCTCTATGCGTGCCCGACTGTGGTGAACAACGTCGAATCCATCGCATCGGTTCCCGCCATCATGAACCGGGGCAAGGACTGGTTCCGTTCGATGGGCAGCGAGAAGTCGCCCGGCTTCACGCTCTACTCGCTCAGCGGCCATGTCGCCAACCCCGGCCAGTACGAGGCACCGCTCGGCATCACGCTCCGCCAGCTGCTCGACATGAGCGGCGGCATGCGGTCCGGCCACCGCCTCAAGTTCTGGACCCCGGGCGGCTCCTCGACGCCGATGTTCACCGAGGAACACCTCGACGTCCCGCTCGACTACGAGGGCGTGGGCGCCGCCGGTTCCATGCTCGGCACCAAGGCCCTGCAGTGCTTCGACGAGACCACCTGCGTGGTCCGCGCCGTCACCCGCTGGACCGAGTTCTACGCCCACGAGTCCTGCGGAAAGTGCACGCCCTGCCGTGAAGGGACGTACTGGCTCGTGCAGTTGATGCGCGACATCGAGGCCGGCAAGGGAAAGATGTCCGACCTCGACAAGCTCAACGACATCGCCGACAACATCAACGGCAAGGCCTTCTGCGCCCTCGGCGACGGTGCCGCCTCGCCCATCTTCTCCTCCCTCAAGTACTTCCGCGCGGAGTACGAGGAGCACATCACGGGCCGGGGATGCCCCTTCGACCCGGCCAAGTCCACGGCCTGGGCGGACAAGCCCGCGGAGGTGAACGCATGA